The Bombus fervidus isolate BK054 chromosome 1, iyBomFerv1, whole genome shotgun sequence genome includes a window with the following:
- the Hbg3 gene encoding alpha-glucosidase, which translates to MRALIAFCLTALPLVASYTWTPTEKYVSNSLASASVYQIYPRSFKDSNGDGVGDLRGVIQKLNHLVDANIDIIWLSPIFSSPMVDFGYDISDFRNIYPTFGTIKDLEDLIREAHKVGIKVLLDFVPNHTSDQHEWFQKSLKGIKPYSDYYIWHPGKVLENGTRVPPSNWVSIFGGSMWTWRDERKAYYLHQFTKEQPDLDFYNPQVVQEMHEILRYWLKKGIDGFRVDALPFIAEDMNFPDEPLSGKTNDSSSPDYTDRIYTMHLQKDYELIPGWRNVLNEFKQPKYIFTEAYANTSATMKYYKYGTDFPFNFDLIQHVNSSANATTLKSVVDNWMKNMPKDSIPNWVVGNHDQRRLVSKLGEPRARALTVMTLLLPGVSVTYNGDEIGMSDTWISWEETQDPQACLAGILKYNTSSRDPARTPFQWDDSVSAGFSTNSTTWLRVNDNYKTVNLAAEKKDKNSFYTLYKKVSTLKKSPYLKKADLTTKLLSENVFAFARETKKDGSVYTIINYSDEDDVVDLSAFQNAPKKLDVFYATANSTMLSTYKVKDIKKVSVPATAVIILTTPDAKLK; encoded by the exons GTGTCATACAGAAGTTGAATCATCTGGTCGATGCGAACATTGACATAATTTGGTTATCACCCATTTTTAGCAGCCCTATGGTAGATTTCGGCTACGATATCTCAGATTTCCGAAACATCTACCCCACATTTGGTACGATAAAAGATTTGGAAGACCTGATCCGAGAAGCGCACAAAGTGGGTATAAAGGTTTTACTGGATTTCGTCCCGAACCATACGTCGGACCAGCACGAATGGTTCCAGAAGAGTTTGAAGGGAATTAAGCCTTACAGTGATTATTATATCTGGCATCCAGGAAAAGTATTGGAAAATGGCACCCGTGTCCCGCCATCCAATTGG GTGTCCATTTTCGGTGGATCAATGTGGACATGGCGAGATGAACGTAAGGCGTATTATCTGCACCAATTCACAAAGGAACAACCTGATCTTGACTTCTATAATCCACAAGTGGTACAGGAAATGCAT GAAATTTTGAGATATTGGTTGAAGAAAGGCATCGATGGTTTCAGAGTAGATGCCTTGCCATTTATTGCCGAGGACATGAACTTCCCAGATGAACCGTTGTCAGGTAAAACCAACGATTCTTCTAGCCCTGACTATACCGATAGGATATATACCATGCATCTGCAAAAAGATTACGAATTAATCCCTGGATGGAGAAACGTCTTGAATGAATTTAAACAACCAAAATACATATTCACCGAGGCATACGCGAACACGTCGGCAACGATGAAGTACTATAAATATGGAACAGACTTCCCCTTCAATTTTGACCTGATTCAACACGTCAATTCGTCAGCGAACGCAACAACCTTAAAATCTGTGGTTGATAATTGGATGAAGAACATGCCGAAAGATAGCATTCCTAACTGGGTG GTCGGAAACCACGATCAAAGACGATTGGTATCGAAATTAGGAGAACCACGAGCTCGTGCCCTCACTGTAATGACGCTTCTGTTACCTGGCGTAagtgtgacgtataacggtgaCGAAATCGGTATGTCGGACACTTGGATCTCTTGGGAAGAGACACAGGACCCGCAGGCTTGCTTGGCTGGTATACTAAAATACAATACTTCGTCTAGAGATCCCGCGAGAACACCGTTCCAATGGGATGACTCCGTTTCTGCCG GATTCTCCACGAATTCCACTACCTGGCTGAGAGTCAACGATAATTACAAGACTGTCAATCTGGCTGCCGAAAAGAAGGACAAGAACTCGTTCTATACCCTCTACAAGAAAGTCTCAACGCTGAAGAAGTCACCGTACCTTAAAAAGGCCGACTTAACTACGAAGCTGTTGAGTGAAAACGTTTTTGCATTTGCCAG GGAAACCAAGAAAGATGGATCTGTCTACACAATAATAAACTACTCGGATGAGGACGACGTAGTGGATTTGTCAGCATTCCAAAACGCACCGAAGAAATTGGATGTGTTTTACGCTACTGCTAATTCTACTATGCTTTCTAC ATACAAGGTCAAGGACATCAAGAAAGTATCGGTTCCTGCCACGGCAGTGATAATCCTTACTACCCCAGATGCCAAATTGAAGTAA